A single window of Anopheles moucheti chromosome 2, idAnoMoucSN_F20_07, whole genome shotgun sequence DNA harbors:
- the LOC128302857 gene encoding cytochrome b5 isoform X1, giving the protein MATTELKQYSLAEVAQHNKPTDLWMVIHEKVYDVTKFLHEHPGGEEVLIEFAGKEATAEFDDVGHSTDAKEQMKQFLVGELIEADRKKKPSAGFTLNQRTALIAGSAAAIGAGLALIFKASSRK; this is encoded by the exons ATGGCCACAACGGAACTGAAGCAGTACAGCTTGGCGGAGGTGGCCCAACACAACAAACCGACCGATCTGTGGATGGTCATTCACGAGAAGGTGTACGATGTGACCAAATTTCTGCACGAG CATCCCGGTGGTGAGGAGGTGCTGATCGAATTTGCTGGCAAGGAGGCGACGGCCGAATTTGATGACGTTGGACACAGTACGGATGCCAA aGAACAGATGAAGCAATTTCTTGTCGGCGAACTTATCGAAGCGGATCGGAAAAAGAAACCTAGCGCCGG CTTTACGTTAAATCAACGAACGGCACTGATCGCCGGTTCGGCCGCGGCCATCGGTGCTGGTTTGGCGTTGATCTTTAAAGCCAGCAGTAGAAAATAG
- the LOC128302857 gene encoding cytochrome b5 isoform X3, translated as MATTELKQYSLAEVAQHNKPTDLWMVIHEKVYDVTKFLHEHPGGEEVLIEFAGKEATAEFDDVGHSTDAKEQMKQFLVGELIEADRKKKPSAGAPPSNASSTSSSWFGSIKTKFFG; from the exons ATGGCCACAACGGAACTGAAGCAGTACAGCTTGGCGGAGGTGGCCCAACACAACAAACCGACCGATCTGTGGATGGTCATTCACGAGAAGGTGTACGATGTGACCAAATTTCTGCACGAG CATCCCGGTGGTGAGGAGGTGCTGATCGAATTTGCTGGCAAGGAGGCGACGGCCGAATTTGATGACGTTGGACACAGTACGGATGCCAA aGAACAGATGAAGCAATTTCTTGTCGGCGAACTTATCGAAGCGGATCGGAAAAAGAAACCTAGCGCCGG TGCCCCACCTTCCAATGCATCCTCAACGTCGTCGTCCTGGTTCGGATCGATCAAGACGAAATTTTTCGGTTAA
- the LOC128302857 gene encoding cytochrome b5 isoform X2, with protein MATTELKQYSLAEVAQHNKPTDLWMVIHEKVYDVTKFLHEHPGGEEVLIEFAGKEATAEFDDVGHSTDAKEQMKQFLVGELIEADRKKKPSAGSAPPSNASSTSSSWFGSIKTKFFG; from the exons ATGGCCACAACGGAACTGAAGCAGTACAGCTTGGCGGAGGTGGCCCAACACAACAAACCGACCGATCTGTGGATGGTCATTCACGAGAAGGTGTACGATGTGACCAAATTTCTGCACGAG CATCCCGGTGGTGAGGAGGTGCTGATCGAATTTGCTGGCAAGGAGGCGACGGCCGAATTTGATGACGTTGGACACAGTACGGATGCCAA aGAACAGATGAAGCAATTTCTTGTCGGCGAACTTATCGAAGCGGATCGGAAAAAGAAACCTAGCGCCGG TAGTGCCCCACCTTCCAATGCATCCTCAACGTCGTCGTCCTGGTTCGGATCGATCAAGACGAAATTTTTCGGTTAA
- the LOC128302749 gene encoding uncharacterized protein LOC128302749, producing MFGDVERSGDHDSDDDNFFKPAPTASGKSTLAKIFGIAPKVAVNSSERTNVPVAPKSVKISERYGPSNFRYIPAEPADDETSEDANKPPEWSIVRAAVVTAYTLVDGDNVFLGKLGLALLNSTTGHRLLLYRTKTDVLGTVTLTRDTKLLLKQDYLQFRADDSNNFWSVLFESESDRQVFLNAIESCCSVEREPIVEEPLSEVEKDTEPPKSKRSELAARMARLGGQAMAPMLEKAKAPPIPTTAPGSDSSDTSDSKIETISTRPTRRPNVMSAVNMQMVPMTGMIPTKGNGTPVSGQPTGGTMADVNFNLIMSETRMQNTEMRMNLTKLESKLDRVLDKIDLLNMHGAPGGGDRSSSVADKDAEVLELEEKLLELKRANHALKSKVRTLETAERDGKREANALLEEKLQSLEESERRLKESVVSLELRLEASRLEVGQQKEKFDVLEKQLVEEKHSTESKTKEMKTMLEQLEQAQLERNRLKEQVEQEDSRTKELHTQMERLQKECNELREENQRRPVASNASLVKDIMNGCYQQLCDQIVDPQVLKIIAQTIKRETKAALEREGNQ from the exons ATGTTTGGTGACGTTGAGCGAAGCGGGGACCATGATTCGGATGATGACAATTTCTTTAAACCCGCGCCCACCGCAAGTGGCAA ATCCACACTGGCTAAAATATTTGGCATCGCACCCAAAGTCGCTGTGAATAGCAGCGAACGGACCAATGTTCCCGTCGCACCGAAATCCGTAAAGATATCCGAACGTTACGGTCCATCCAATTTTCGTTACATTCCCGCAGAACCGGCCGACGACGAAACGAGCGAAGATGCAAACAAACCACCAGAGTGGAGTATTGTGCGGGCGGCCGTGGTTACAGCTTATACACT CGTTGATGGTGATAACGTGTTCCTAGGCAAACTAGGACTGGCACTGCTCAACTCCACCACCGGGCACAGATTGCTGCTGTATCGTACGAAAACGGATGTGCTCGGAACGGTAACGCTGACCCGTGATACGAAGCTTTTGCTCAAGCAAGACTATCTCCAGTTCAGAGCGGATGATTCGAACAATTTTTGGAGCGTCCTGTTCGAAAGTGAATCCGACCGACAGGTGTTCCTTAACGCCATTGAATCATGCTGCAGCGTGGAACGTGAACCGATCGTAGAGGAACCACTCTCGGAGGTGGAAAAGGATACCGAACCACCCAAGAGTAAGCGTTCCGAGCTTGCGGCCCGAATGGCTCGGTTGGGAGGTCAAGCAATGGCCCCTATGTTGGAAAAAGCGAAAGCACCACCCATCCCAACGACAGCACCCGGATCAGATTCTTCCGATACGTCCGATTCGAAGATTGAGACCATTTCAACACGACCGACCCGAAGACCTAACGTGATGTCGGCGGTTAACATGCAGATGGTCCCGATGACGGGAATGATTCCGACCAAAGGTAATGGAACGCCCGTGTCGGGACAACCGACCGGTGGAACAATGGCCGATgtgaatttcaatttaattatgaGTGAAACCCGCATGCAAAATACCGAAATGCGCATGAACcttacaaagttagaatcgaaGCTCGATCGTGTGCTGGACAAGATCGATTTGCTCAATATGCACGGAGCGCCGGGTGGTGGTGACCGATCGTCAAGCGTCGCCGACAAAGACGCAGAAGTGCTCGAGTTGGAAGAGAAACTGCTCGAGCTAAAGCGTGCCAACCATGCACTGAAAAGCAAAGTGCGCACGCTGGAAACCGCCGAACGGGACGGCAAACGGGAAGCGAATGCATTGTTGGAAGAAAAGCTACAGTCGCTGGAAGAATCGGAACGGCGTCTCAAGGAAAGTGTGGTTAGTTTGGAGCTAAGGTTGGAAGCGAGTCGTTTGGAAGTGGGACAGCAGAAGGAAAAGTTTGACGTGCTGGAAAAGCAACTTGTTGAGGAGAAACATTCCACCGAAAGCAAGACcaaagaaatgaaaacgatGCTAGAGCAACTGGAGCAGGCACAGCTTGAGCGAAATCGTCTGAAGGAACAGGTTGAACAGGAAGACAGTCGAACAAAAGAACTCCACACGCAAATGGAACGGCTGCAGAAGGAATGTAACGAACTGCGCGAAGAAAATCAACGCCGACCGGTTGCATCTAACGCTTCCCTAGTGAAGGACATTATGAATGGATGCTATCAGCAGCTGTGCGATCAGATCGTCGATCCGCAAGTGTTGAAGATCATTGCCCAAACGATCAAGCGCGAGACCAAAGCGGCATTAGAGCGAGAAGGTAATCAGTAG
- the LOC128302769 gene encoding zinc finger CCCH-type with G patch domain-containing protein — protein MSVDELDKSIQQYKAQLDQIAQALQHTKDANERQELEKLKQDLIELLELTLETLAPTSDEDNETGPPPDNRCSTAGDRMDDEFALFMKEIKQLPAEPEKSTDESVANPDTASQDELDFDGLVGSKCSAPHLHSWGSTAYHNAMVCSLDTSNLAEATAKVLFTNPTHREMIPCTYFLEGECRFVDDKCHYSHGEVVRLDQLRDYRAPRFERLRQKGSRALVKQPSRLWCKAIVLEVDFDEKRCKIRLEEGKRDQMDVAFEDLLPLDDDKECGSEDENPSDDGFSPGEDADEESLRKALMVEKSLFQPAPDRRLGEWEEYTRGIGSKIMQKMGYIVGTGLGREGEGRVLPVSAQVLPQGRSLDYCMELREQANGDKDLFSVEKKLVQLRKQQEKRDAKDYERRAKADKAKDVFAFINEQVFSGGESSKSKPTARQGELTRHDLKEHSSKNLNIASLKLSEEIRRTEADVERLKIALTRHKTGTPASDNLRRQIDAKRAEIKRLQTSEYNISKEQQLRTDKKKMTIF, from the exons ATGAGCGTCGACGAGTTGGATAAATCGATTCAACAATACAAAGCACAG CTTGATCAGATCGCACAAGCCCTACAACACACCAAGGATGCAAATGAGCGACAAGAGTTGGAAAAGCTGAAGCAAGATTTGATCGAATTGCTGGAACTTACGCTAGAAACACTTGCACCTACAAGCGATGAAGACAACGAAACCGGCCCTCCGCCGGACAATCGATGCTCAACTGCGGGCGATCGGATGGATGATGAATTTGCACTGTTTATGAAGGAGATTAAACAACTACCTGCCGAGCCGGAAAAATCAACGGACGAAAGTGTAGCGAACCCGGACACAGCGTCACAAGACGAACTAGACTTTGATGGATTGGTTGGTAGCAAGTGCTCCGCTCCCCATTTACATAGCTGGGGCTCAACCGCATACCATAACGCGATGGTATGTAGCCTCGATACGTCAAATTTGGCCGAAGCGACCGCAAAGGTACTGTTCACAAATCCTACCCATCGGGAGATGATACCCTGCACATACTTTCTCGAGGGAGAATGTCGCTTCGTAGACGACAAGTGTCACTACTCGCACGGAGAAGTTGTTCGGTTGGATCAGTTGCGTGATTACCGGGCACCGCGCTTCGAACGGTTACGCCAAAAGGGTAGCCGTGCGCTGGTGAAACAACCATCGCGGCTCTGGTGCAAGGCTATCGTGCTGGAGGTGGACTTTGATGAAAAGCGATGTAAAATCCGGCTAGAGGAAGGCAAACGTGATCAAATGGATGTGGCATTCGAAGATCTTTTGCCACTGGATGATGATAAGGAGTGTGGTTCGGAAGATGAGAACCCATCGGACGATGGTTTCAGTCCAGGCGAGGATGCCGATGAAGAATCTCTCCGTAAGGCACTAATGGTGGAGAAAAGTCTGTTCCAACCGGCACCCGATCGTCGGTTAGGCGAATGGGAAGAGTACACGCGTGGCATAGGAtctaaaattatgcaaaaaatgGGATACATTGTTGGTACGGGGCTTGGTCGGGAGGGCGAAGGAAGAGTGCTGCCGGTAAGCGCACAAGTGCTACCGCAGGGGCGTTCACTCGACTACTGTATGGAACTGCGCGAACAAGCGAACGGCGATAAAGATCTGTTCAGCGTGGAGAAAAAGCTCGTACAGCTTcggaagcagcaggaaaagCGCGATGCCAAGGACTACGAGCGTCGGGCCAAGGCAGACAAAGCGAAAGATGTGTTTGCATTCATCAACGAACAGGTGTTTAGTGGTGGCGAAAGCTCAAAATCAAAACCGACGGCCCGGCAAGGCGAGCTAACCAGGCACGATCTTAAGGAACATTCGTCCAAAAACTTAAACATTGCCAGCCTTAAGCTATCGGAAGAGATACGCCGAACGGAGGCCGATGTGGAACGGCTTAAAATAGCGCTAACGCGACACAAGACGGGGACGCCGGCATCGGACAACTTGCGACGACAGATCGATGCGAAGCGTGCGGAAATCAAGCGCCTGCAGACATCGGAATACAACATTTCCAAGGAACAACAGTTGCGCACGGACAAAAAGAAGATGACGATATTTTAG
- the LOC128302759 gene encoding cell division cycle 7-related protein kinase yields MDSAQQQRQSLRSDCDEEEEAARDVKMQPVDRPDLKVAQTPATPMVIEQETAVIRPKMEAASNNAEPQNTKFWDRYEMHGEFDKGTFSTVLLASLRAQQHLPLDKRSKFAIKLIVPTSHPDRIAREILCMKKMGGQCNVIGYVDAFRFKGSGSVGVVMHYIPQEPFHLYFAQLTPADVQRYLQQLLIALKRVHLFGVIHRDVKPSNFLHSPRHRTYMLVDFGLAQETNKGVLSLRTPGNQPAQTDEGVKREDQVVPQHQDTVLVRNPLNRKTNSNTHPLKLSNSTTKDLADVPMLGRQIKSVASTVSNGVKHRRSAMLENRSPYARDLKTDGANVASRQSRDQPTCMCPGQPQVCNLCLVKPEMNAPRAGTPGYRPPEVLLKYPDQTTAVDIWAAGVIFLSLLSKLYPVFTNEDDLTSLAQIIEVFGYERIKETARVLKQRLGCSPETMAKQPYNLRRFCQNFRLIYKRRESGTAAGGSSPPSGRDEENLTCDNCCKPPDSCLCQRRRIVADESVGRPRDADCDEYGPEAYDLLERLLETNPHQRITASEALQHPYFNVQY; encoded by the exons ATGGATAGCGCACAGCAACAACGGCAATCGTTACGTTCGGACTGcgacgaggaggaggaggcgGCTCGGGATGTTAAGATGCAACCGGTAGACAGGCCGGACCTGAAGGTAGCCCAGACCCCTGCAACACCGATGGTCATCGAGCAGGAAACTGCAGTGATCCGTCCGAAGATGGAAG CCGCATCGAACAACGCAGAGCCGCAGAACACAAAGTTCTGGGATAGGTACGAGATGCATGGTGAGTTCGACAAGGGTACGTTCAGCACGGTTTTGTTGGCTTCGTTACGAGCCCAGCAGCATCTGCCGCTAGACAAGCGGAGCAAGTTCGCGATCAAGCTGATCGTACCAACGAGCCATCCGGATCGGATCGCGCGAGAAATACTCTGCATGAAGAAGATGGGCGGCCAGTGCAATGTGATCGGGTACGTTGATGCGTTCCGGTTCAAGGGTTCCGGTTCGGTAGGGGTCGTGATGCATTACATTCCGCAGGAACCGTTCCATCTGTACTTCGCCCAGCTAACACCGGCTGACGTTCAGCGCTATCTGCAGCAGTTGTTAATTGCCCTGAAACGGGTGCATCTGTTCGGGGTAATTCATCGGGATGTCAAACCGAGCAACTTCCTGCACAGTCCACGCCATCGCACCTACATGCTGGTTGACTTTGGGCTAGCGCAGGAAACGAATAAAGGCGTACTGTCGCTGCGCACACCCGGAAACCAGCCCGCCCAGACTGATGAGGGTGTCAAGCGTGAGGATCAGGTTGTTCCGCAACATCAAGATACTGTCCTGGTGCGCAACCCGCTGAATCGTAAGACCAACAGCAATACCCACCCGTTGAAGCTCTCGAATAGTACAACGAAGGATCTCGCCGATGTACCAATGCTGGGTCGGCAAATCAAATCGGTCGCCAGCACCGTGAGCAATGGGGTAAAGCATCGCCGTTCGGCAATGCTAGAAAACCGATCGCCCTATGCAAGGGATCTCAAAACGGACGGTGCTAACGTCGCATCGCGCCAATCTAGGGACCAGCCCACGTGCATGTGTCCCGGTCAACCGCAGGTGTGCAATCTGTGCTTGGTGAAGCCGGAAATGAATGCTCCCCGGGCCGGTACGCCTGGCTATCGACCACCGGAAGTGTTGCTGAAGTATCCGGACCAAACGACGGCCGTCGATATCTGGGCCGCTGGTGTCATCTTTCTCAGCCTGTTGAGCAAGCTGTATCCAGTCTTTACCAACGAGGACGACCTAACCTCGCTGGCGCAAATCATTGAGGTGTTTGGGTACGAGCGTATAAAGGAAACGGCCCGTGTACTCAAACAGCGACTAGGTTGCTCGCCGGAAACGATGGCAAAACAACCATACAATCTGCGGCGCTTTTGTCAAAACTTCCGTCTAATCTACAAAAGGCGCGAATCGGGTACGGCTGCCGGTGGGTCTAGTCCTCCGTCCGGGCGGGATGAGGAAAATTTGACCTGTGACAACTGCTGCAAACCTCCGGACAGTTGTCTGTGCCAGCGACGTAGGATTGTGGCCGATGAGAGTGTTGGACGTCCGAGGGATGCGGATTGCGATGAGTACGGTCCGGAAGCGTACGATCTGCTGGAACGGTTGCTTGAAACAAACCCGCATCAGCGTATTACTGCTTCTGAGGCGTTGCAGCATCCCTACTTCAATGTCCAGTACTGA